A region from the Populus trichocarpa isolate Nisqually-1 chromosome 18, P.trichocarpa_v4.1, whole genome shotgun sequence genome encodes:
- the LOC7490500 gene encoding uncharacterized protein LOC7490500, producing MAAKILSKSLFHHCTPHHTPLKSPPLIPIYLHHRHRSSKPQLIEINLSSPSLQSDGGNGSEDEEGFFIKKLEEILHRVMLQKSTPDWLPFRPGSSFWVPPILSVNDLIHKFAGYNLSDEETLSLTTCRGWPSASYFIKAGINVKVNEEEEEERVDLKVMPPEEMEGKVVVEVLTGPTDIDVAVKEEKGHVNIKVDQKEGGEVGREVVVQGNEVEGKLEVLILAGSSLEDEEG from the exons ATGGCAGCTAAAATCCTCTCTAAATCCCTATTCCACCACTGCACTCCCCACCATACTCCCCTCAAATCACCACCGCTAATCCCTATCTACCTCCACCACCGCCACCGTTCATCAAAACCCCAACTGATCGAAATCAATCTCTCCTCACCATCACTTCAATCAGACGGTGGTAATGGGAGCGAAGATGAAGAAGggttttttattaagaaactTGAGGAGATTCTTCACCGTGTAATGCTTCAAAAATCAACACCTGATTGGTTGCCTTTTAGACCAGGGTCCTCTTTTTGGGTTCCACCCATATTGAGTGTTAACGATTTGATTCATAAGTTTGCTGGTTATAATCTTAGTGATGAAGAAACGCTTTCGCTTACAACTTGTCGTGGATGGCCTTCCgcttcttattttattaaag CTGGAATCAATGTGAAGGTgaatgaggaggaggaggaggagcggGTGGATTTGAAGGTGATGCCTCCTGAGGAGATGGAAGGGAAAGTGGTAGTGGAGGTTTTAACAGGCCCAACTGATATCGATGTGGCAGTGAAGGAGGAGAAGGGACATGTAAATATTAAGGTGGACCAAAAGGAGGGGGGTGAGGTGGGAAGGGAAGTGGTAGTGCAGGGGAATGAGGTAGAAGGGAAATTGGAGGTGCTGATTTTGGCAGGTTCGTCTTTGGAGGATGAGGAAGGATAA
- the LOC7490501 gene encoding uncharacterized protein LOC7490501 isoform X2: MAEQPETVSSSVNQSSNTQNSPEDKLKQSWVPSAFSGFPAYPDGGFQMFPVMYPALVPGLNAMQNQEQANHGPGIYAVPVPQFMGPIAGLPSNTLIPLTLNIPTPTPEAGATSDQAQGGQQQLQQPAAQRQIVVRRFQIAFELDLFLILKLAAVIFLFHQDGSRQRLLVLVFLASLVYLYQTGALTPLVQWLSQSMQRAAAPPRPPRPAVRAENAAIRQNEDVALAEGQPAVENENRPAEDGNQAAENENVAEPGGDNGGHHWWGIVKEIQMIVFGFITSLLPGFHHID; the protein is encoded by the exons ATGGCAGAACAACCAGAGACGGTGTCGTCGAGCGTGAATCAATCTTCTAACACACAAAATTCTCCCGAAGATAAGCTCAAGCAATCATGG GTGCCGTCGGCATTCTCTGGTTTTCCAGCTTATCCAGATGGTGGTTTTCAGATGTTTCCTGTCATGTATCCTGCACTAGTTCCAGGGTTAAATGCTATGCAAAATCAAGAACAAGCGAATCATGGGCCTGGCATTTATGCAGTGCCTGTTCCTCAATTTATGGGACCAATTGCTGGACTTCCTTCAAACACCCTAATTCCTCTCACGCTCAACATACCTAC ACCGACTCCTGAGGCTGGGGCAACCAGTGATCAAGCACAAGGGGGACAACAGCAACTGCAGCAGCCTGCAGCTCAAAGGCAAATTGTTGTTAGGAGATTTCAAATTGCATTTGAGTTGGATTTGTTTCTCATACTTAAGCTGGCAGCCGTAATCTTTTTGTTTCACCAAGATGGATCAAGACAAAGGCTTCTTGTCCTTGTGTTTTTAGCTTCACTTGTCTATTT GTACCAAACTGGAGCTCTGACACCGTTAGTACAATGGCTCTCACAAAGTATGCAAAGGGCAGCTGCCCCTCCCCGTCCACCTAGGCCTGCTGTCAGGGCGGAAAATGCTGCAATAAGGCAGAATGAAGATGTTGCTTTGGCAG AGGGACAACCTGCAGTTGAGAATGAGAATAGACCTGCAGAGGATGGTAACCAAGCAGCTGAGAATGAAAATGTTGCTGAACCTGGCGGAGACAATGGGGGCCACCACTGGTGGGGAATTGTGAAGGAGATTCAGATGATTGTCTTCGGCTTTATCACCTCTCTTCTCCCAGGCTTTCACCACATAGATTAG
- the LOC7484069 gene encoding 8-hydroxygeraniol oxidoreductase isoform X4: protein MSKSSSSQVITCKAAVCWGVGEPLKVEEIQVEPPKFSEIRVKVLCASLCHTDTLYAKGSLIPLFPRVLGHEGVGVVESIGEGVRDLKEGDLVIPAYLGECQECENCTSGKTNLCLKYPLILNGLMPDGTSRISINGQKLYHLITCSTWSEYMVIDTNYVVKIDPSIDLPHASFLSCGFSTGFGSAWREANVEKGSSVAVIGLGAVGLGAIEGARMQGAAKIIGIDKNEKKREKGQAFGMTDFINPDEYFNKTISELIKDITGGLGVDYCFECTGVGPLINEALLATKPGKGETFVVGAGTDLTVSINFLPLLCGGTLKGSLFGGLKIKSHLPILLDKCKNKEFNLDELLTHQVMLDDINKAFQLLEQPDCVKVLIKM from the exons CGGCAGTATGCTGGGGAGTAGGGGAGCCATTGAAGGTGGAAGAGATACAGGTGGAGCCACCGAAGTTTTCTGAGATTCGTGTGAAGGTGTTATGTGCTAGTTTATGCCATACTGATACCTTATATGCCAAAGGATCCCTGATT CCTCTTTTCCCTCGAGTCCTAGGCCATGAAGGAGTTGG AGTGGTGGAAAGCATAGGTGAAGGAGTAAGAGATCTTAAAGAAGGAGACCTTGTGATTCCAGCCTACCTTGGAGAGTGCCAAGAATGTGAGAATTGCACCTCTGGGAAGACCAATTTATGCTTGAAGTACCCGTTAATCCTCAATGGGCTAATGCCTGATGGCACTTCAAGAATTTCCATTAATGGACAAAAATTGTATCACCTAATTACATGTTCAACATGGTCTGAATACATGGTGATTGATACCAATTACGTTGTCAAGATTGATCCTAGCATAGATCTTCCTCATGCAAGCTTCCTTTCATGTGGGTTCTCAACTGGATTTGGGTCAGCCTGGAGGGAAGCTAATGTTGAGAAGGGATCAAGTGTTGCTGTCATTGGTCTAGGCGCTGTTGGATTAGGG GCCATAGAGGGAGCTAGAATGCAAGGGGCGGCAAAAATAATCGGAATAGacaagaatgaaaagaaaagagagaaagggcAAGCCTTTGGAATGACTGATTTTATAAACCCAGATGAATACTTCAACAAAACTATTTCAGAACTGATAAAAGACATAACAGGTGGATTGGGTGTGGATTACTGCTTTGAGTGCACCGGTGTCGGACCCTTGATTAACGAAGCCCTCCTGGCAACAAAACCA GGGAAAGGAGAAACATTTGTAGTTGGTGCTGGAACTGATCTAACTGTGTCCATCAACTTCCTACCTCTTTTATGTGGTGGAACTTTGAAGGGTTCTCTTTTTGGAGGTCTCAAAATTAAATCCCATCTCCCCATTTTGCTTGACAAATGCAAAAATAAG GAATTCAATCTCGATGAACTTTTGACTCATCAAGTTATGTTGGACGATATAAATAAAGCTTTCCAACTTCTGGAGCAGCCAGACTGTGTCAAAGTCCTTATCAAGATGTGA
- the LOC7490499 gene encoding putative clathrin assembly protein At5g57200 isoform X1, whose product MGTFTSLRKAYGALKDTTKVGLAKVNSEYKELDIAIVKATNHVECPPKERHVRKIFSATSAMRPRADVAYCIHALARRLAKTRNWIVAIKTLIVIHRTLREGDPTFREELLNYLYRGNILQISNFKDDSSPLAWDCSAWVRTYAFFLEERLECFKTLKFDIEAERLTKTSPGATKVHSKTRLLNREDLLEQLPALQQLLYRLVGCQPEGGAYTNYLVQYALALVLKESFKIYCAINDGIINLVDMFFEMSKHNAVKALNTYKRAGQQAECLAEFYDYCKGLELARNFQFPTLRQPPPTFLATMEEYVKEAPQSGSVPRKLEYTQREPEKPEEPSEPAEQVEKADVEETLIDMEEEAKPEEEEVEPPLVSTDATGDLLGLNEINPKAAELEESNALALAIVPPGADPLSSSNALSELGKPNATGWELALVTTPSNPTSQPAQNKMGGGFDRLLLDSLYEDDAARRQIQLQNAGYGYGATAMNNPFEQPDPFAMSNSIAPPTNVQMEMMAQQQQQYHQQQMMMQQHYQQNQSMTMVPYQYQPQYPLQQMPQMGQMGPANPFADEFSSFPQGSAPHQGNHMLI is encoded by the exons ATGGGAACGTTTACAAGTCTTAGAAAAGCTTATGGGGCTCTTAAGGATACAACAAAAGTTGGCCTTGCAAAGGTCAATAGTGAATACAAG GAATTGGATATAGCCATTGTAAAGGCTACCAATCATGTTGAATGCCCTCCTAAGGAACGCCATGTTAGAA aaaTATTTTCGGCAACATCAGCAATGAGACCTCGAGCAGATGTGGCATACTGCATTCATGCACTTGCTAGGAGATTAGCCAAGACGCGAAATTGGATT GTTGCGATAAAGACATTGATAGTCATTCATAGGACATTGAGAGAAGGCGATCCTACATTCCGAGAGGAGCTCTTGAACTACTTATACAGAGGAAATATTCTCCAAATATCCAATTTTAAAGATGACTCTAGTCCGCTGG CCTGGGATTGCTCCGCGTGGGTTCGTACTTATGCTTTTTTTCTAGAGGAAAGATTGGAATGTTTTAAGACTTTGAAATTCGACATTGAGGCTGAGCGTCTGACAAAAACATCACCAGGGGCAACCAAG GTGCATAGTAAAACACGGCTTTTGAATCGAGAGGATCTCTTGGAGCAGCTACCTGCACTGCAGCAGCTTCTTTATCGTCTAGTTGGTTGCCAG CCTGAAGGTGGAGCTTATACCAATTATCTCGTACAGTATGCCTTGGCCCTG GTCTTGAAGGAGAGCTTTAAAATCTATTGTGCAATCAATGATGGAATTATCAATCTTGTGGACATG TTTTTTGAAATGTCAAAACACAATGCAGTCAAAGCACTTAATACGTACAAAAGAGCTGGCCAACAG GCTGAATGTCTTGCTGAATTTTATGACTATTGCAAAGGTTTGGAGCTTGCAAGGAACTTTCAGTTTCCAACACTGAGACAG CCCCCTCCAACTTTTCTTGCAACAATGGAAGAATATGTTAAGGAAGCACCTCAGTCGGGTTCTGTCCCCAGGAAACTG GAGTATACACAGAGAGAGCCCGAGAAACCTGAGGAGCCTTCAGAACCTGCAGAGCAAGTTGAAAAGGCTGATGTTGAAGAAACATTGATAGATATGGAGGAAGAAGCCAAGCCTGAGGAAGAGGAGGTAGAACCTCCATTAGTATCCACTGATGCTACTGGAGATTTGCTG GGTCTGAATGAAATAAATCCAAAAGCTGCAGAGCTAGAGGAAAGCAATGCATTGGCTCTTGCAATTGTTCCACCTG GTGCCGATCCTCTGTCTTCATCAAATGCTTTGAGTGAACTTGGTAAGCCAAATGCAACAGGTTGGGAATTAGCACTTGTTACCACTCCAAGCAACCCTACTAGCCAACCAGCACAAAACAAAATG GGTGGTGGTTTTGACCGGCTATTACTTGATAGTTTGTATGAAGACGATGCTGCAAGGAGGCAAATACAATTGCAAAATGCAGGGTATGGATATGGTGCCACAGCTATGAACAATCCATTTGAACAACCGGACCCATTTGCAATGTCCAACAGCATAGCACCCCCAACAAATGTGCAGATGGAGATGATGGCTCAGCAACAGCAGCAGTACCATCAGCAACAAATGATGATGCAACAGCACTACCaacaaaatcaatcaatgaCAATGGTACCTTATCAATATCAACCACAATATCCTCTACAGCAAATGCCTCAGATGGGACAGATGGGTCCTGCCAACCCATTTGCGGACGAATTTTCGAGTTTCCCACAAGGTTCTGCACCGCATCAAGGAAACCACATGCTAATTTAG
- the LOC7490499 gene encoding putative clathrin assembly protein At5g57200 isoform X2: protein MGTFTSLRKAYGALKDTTKVGLAKVNSEYKELDIAIVKATNHVECPPKERHVRKIFSATSAMRPRADVAYCIHALARRLAKTRNWIVAIKTLIVIHRTLREGDPTFREELLNYLYRGNILQISNFKDDSSPLAWDCSAWVRTYAFFLEERLECFKTLKFDIEAERLTKTSPGATKVHSKTRLLNREDLLEQLPALQQLLYRLVGCQPEGGAYTNYLVQYALALVLKESFKIYCAINDGIINLVDMFFEMSKHNAVKALNTYKRAGQQAECLAEFYDYCKGLELARNFQFPTLRQPPPTFLATMEEYVKEAPQSGSVPRKLREPEKPEEPSEPAEQVEKADVEETLIDMEEEAKPEEEEVEPPLVSTDATGDLLGLNEINPKAAELEESNALALAIVPPGADPLSSSNALSELGKPNATGWELALVTTPSNPTSQPAQNKMGGGFDRLLLDSLYEDDAARRQIQLQNAGYGYGATAMNNPFEQPDPFAMSNSIAPPTNVQMEMMAQQQQQYHQQQMMMQQHYQQNQSMTMVPYQYQPQYPLQQMPQMGQMGPANPFADEFSSFPQGSAPHQGNHMLI from the exons ATGGGAACGTTTACAAGTCTTAGAAAAGCTTATGGGGCTCTTAAGGATACAACAAAAGTTGGCCTTGCAAAGGTCAATAGTGAATACAAG GAATTGGATATAGCCATTGTAAAGGCTACCAATCATGTTGAATGCCCTCCTAAGGAACGCCATGTTAGAA aaaTATTTTCGGCAACATCAGCAATGAGACCTCGAGCAGATGTGGCATACTGCATTCATGCACTTGCTAGGAGATTAGCCAAGACGCGAAATTGGATT GTTGCGATAAAGACATTGATAGTCATTCATAGGACATTGAGAGAAGGCGATCCTACATTCCGAGAGGAGCTCTTGAACTACTTATACAGAGGAAATATTCTCCAAATATCCAATTTTAAAGATGACTCTAGTCCGCTGG CCTGGGATTGCTCCGCGTGGGTTCGTACTTATGCTTTTTTTCTAGAGGAAAGATTGGAATGTTTTAAGACTTTGAAATTCGACATTGAGGCTGAGCGTCTGACAAAAACATCACCAGGGGCAACCAAG GTGCATAGTAAAACACGGCTTTTGAATCGAGAGGATCTCTTGGAGCAGCTACCTGCACTGCAGCAGCTTCTTTATCGTCTAGTTGGTTGCCAG CCTGAAGGTGGAGCTTATACCAATTATCTCGTACAGTATGCCTTGGCCCTG GTCTTGAAGGAGAGCTTTAAAATCTATTGTGCAATCAATGATGGAATTATCAATCTTGTGGACATG TTTTTTGAAATGTCAAAACACAATGCAGTCAAAGCACTTAATACGTACAAAAGAGCTGGCCAACAG GCTGAATGTCTTGCTGAATTTTATGACTATTGCAAAGGTTTGGAGCTTGCAAGGAACTTTCAGTTTCCAACACTGAGACAG CCCCCTCCAACTTTTCTTGCAACAATGGAAGAATATGTTAAGGAAGCACCTCAGTCGGGTTCTGTCCCCAGGAAACTG AGAGAGCCCGAGAAACCTGAGGAGCCTTCAGAACCTGCAGAGCAAGTTGAAAAGGCTGATGTTGAAGAAACATTGATAGATATGGAGGAAGAAGCCAAGCCTGAGGAAGAGGAGGTAGAACCTCCATTAGTATCCACTGATGCTACTGGAGATTTGCTG GGTCTGAATGAAATAAATCCAAAAGCTGCAGAGCTAGAGGAAAGCAATGCATTGGCTCTTGCAATTGTTCCACCTG GTGCCGATCCTCTGTCTTCATCAAATGCTTTGAGTGAACTTGGTAAGCCAAATGCAACAGGTTGGGAATTAGCACTTGTTACCACTCCAAGCAACCCTACTAGCCAACCAGCACAAAACAAAATG GGTGGTGGTTTTGACCGGCTATTACTTGATAGTTTGTATGAAGACGATGCTGCAAGGAGGCAAATACAATTGCAAAATGCAGGGTATGGATATGGTGCCACAGCTATGAACAATCCATTTGAACAACCGGACCCATTTGCAATGTCCAACAGCATAGCACCCCCAACAAATGTGCAGATGGAGATGATGGCTCAGCAACAGCAGCAGTACCATCAGCAACAAATGATGATGCAACAGCACTACCaacaaaatcaatcaatgaCAATGGTACCTTATCAATATCAACCACAATATCCTCTACAGCAAATGCCTCAGATGGGACAGATGGGTCCTGCCAACCCATTTGCGGACGAATTTTCGAGTTTCCCACAAGGTTCTGCACCGCATCAAGGAAACCACATGCTAATTTAG
- the LOC7484069 gene encoding 8-hydroxygeraniol oxidoreductase isoform X6, translated as MSKSSSSQVITCKAAVCWGVGEPLKVEEIQVEPPKFSEIRVKPLFPRVLGHEGVGVVESIGEGVRDLKEGDLVIPAYLGECQECENCTSGKTNLCLKYPLILNGLMPDGTSRISINGQKLYHLITCSTWSEYMVIDTNYVVKIDPSIDLPHASFLSCGFSTGFGSAWREANVEKGSSVAVIGLGAVGLGAIEGARMQGAAKIIGIDKNEKKREKGQAFGMTDFINPDEYFNKTISELIKDITGGLGVDYCFECTGVGPLINEALLATKPGKGETFVVGAGTDLTVSINFLPLLCGGTLKGSLFGGLKIKSHLPILLDKCKNKEFNLDELLTHQVMLDDINKAFQLLEQPDCVKVLIKM; from the exons ATGTCAAAGAGCAGCAGCTCACAGGTGATAACATGCAAAG CGGCAGTATGCTGGGGAGTAGGGGAGCCATTGAAGGTGGAAGAGATACAGGTGGAGCCACCGAAGTTTTCTGAGATTCGTGTGAAG CCTCTTTTCCCTCGAGTCCTAGGCCATGAAGGAGTTGG AGTGGTGGAAAGCATAGGTGAAGGAGTAAGAGATCTTAAAGAAGGAGACCTTGTGATTCCAGCCTACCTTGGAGAGTGCCAAGAATGTGAGAATTGCACCTCTGGGAAGACCAATTTATGCTTGAAGTACCCGTTAATCCTCAATGGGCTAATGCCTGATGGCACTTCAAGAATTTCCATTAATGGACAAAAATTGTATCACCTAATTACATGTTCAACATGGTCTGAATACATGGTGATTGATACCAATTACGTTGTCAAGATTGATCCTAGCATAGATCTTCCTCATGCAAGCTTCCTTTCATGTGGGTTCTCAACTGGATTTGGGTCAGCCTGGAGGGAAGCTAATGTTGAGAAGGGATCAAGTGTTGCTGTCATTGGTCTAGGCGCTGTTGGATTAGGG GCCATAGAGGGAGCTAGAATGCAAGGGGCGGCAAAAATAATCGGAATAGacaagaatgaaaagaaaagagagaaagggcAAGCCTTTGGAATGACTGATTTTATAAACCCAGATGAATACTTCAACAAAACTATTTCAGAACTGATAAAAGACATAACAGGTGGATTGGGTGTGGATTACTGCTTTGAGTGCACCGGTGTCGGACCCTTGATTAACGAAGCCCTCCTGGCAACAAAACCA GGGAAAGGAGAAACATTTGTAGTTGGTGCTGGAACTGATCTAACTGTGTCCATCAACTTCCTACCTCTTTTATGTGGTGGAACTTTGAAGGGTTCTCTTTTTGGAGGTCTCAAAATTAAATCCCATCTCCCCATTTTGCTTGACAAATGCAAAAATAAG GAATTCAATCTCGATGAACTTTTGACTCATCAAGTTATGTTGGACGATATAAATAAAGCTTTCCAACTTCTGGAGCAGCCAGACTGTGTCAAAGTCCTTATCAAGATGTGA
- the LOC7484069 gene encoding 8-hydroxygeraniol oxidoreductase isoform X2 produces the protein MSKSSSSQVITCKAAVCWGVGEPLKVEEIQVEPPKFSEIRVKVLCASLCHTDTLYAKGSLIPLFPRVLGHEGVGVVESIGEGVRDLKEGDLVIPAYLGECQECENCTSGKTNLCLKYPLILNGLMPDGTSRISINGQKLYHLITCSTWSEYMVIDTNYVVKIDPSIDLPHASFLSCGFSTGFGSAWREANVEKGSSVAVIGLGAVGLGAIEGARMQGAAKIIGIDKNEKKREKGQAFGMTDFINPDEYFNKTISELIKDITGGLGVDYCFECTGVGPLINEALLATKPGKGETFVVGAGTDLTVSINFLPLLCGGTLKGSLFGGLKIKSHLPILLDKCKNKEFNLDELLTHQVMLDDINKAFQLLEQPDCVKVLIKM, from the exons ATGTCAAAGAGCAGCAGCTCACAGGTGATAACATGCAAAG CGGCAGTATGCTGGGGAGTAGGGGAGCCATTGAAGGTGGAAGAGATACAGGTGGAGCCACCGAAGTTTTCTGAGATTCGTGTGAAGGTGTTATGTGCTAGTTTATGCCATACTGATACCTTATATGCCAAAGGATCCCTGATT CCTCTTTTCCCTCGAGTCCTAGGCCATGAAGGAGTTGG AGTGGTGGAAAGCATAGGTGAAGGAGTAAGAGATCTTAAAGAAGGAGACCTTGTGATTCCAGCCTACCTTGGAGAGTGCCAAGAATGTGAGAATTGCACCTCTGGGAAGACCAATTTATGCTTGAAGTACCCGTTAATCCTCAATGGGCTAATGCCTGATGGCACTTCAAGAATTTCCATTAATGGACAAAAATTGTATCACCTAATTACATGTTCAACATGGTCTGAATACATGGTGATTGATACCAATTACGTTGTCAAGATTGATCCTAGCATAGATCTTCCTCATGCAAGCTTCCTTTCATGTGGGTTCTCAACTGGATTTGGGTCAGCCTGGAGGGAAGCTAATGTTGAGAAGGGATCAAGTGTTGCTGTCATTGGTCTAGGCGCTGTTGGATTAGGG GCCATAGAGGGAGCTAGAATGCAAGGGGCGGCAAAAATAATCGGAATAGacaagaatgaaaagaaaagagagaaagggcAAGCCTTTGGAATGACTGATTTTATAAACCCAGATGAATACTTCAACAAAACTATTTCAGAACTGATAAAAGACATAACAGGTGGATTGGGTGTGGATTACTGCTTTGAGTGCACCGGTGTCGGACCCTTGATTAACGAAGCCCTCCTGGCAACAAAACCA GGGAAAGGAGAAACATTTGTAGTTGGTGCTGGAACTGATCTAACTGTGTCCATCAACTTCCTACCTCTTTTATGTGGTGGAACTTTGAAGGGTTCTCTTTTTGGAGGTCTCAAAATTAAATCCCATCTCCCCATTTTGCTTGACAAATGCAAAAATAAG GAATTCAATCTCGATGAACTTTTGACTCATCAAGTTATGTTGGACGATATAAATAAAGCTTTCCAACTTCTGGAGCAGCCAGACTGTGTCAAAGTCCTTATCAAGATGTGA
- the LOC7490501 gene encoding uncharacterized protein LOC7490501 isoform X1, with protein sequence MAEQPETVSSSVNQSSNTQNSPEDKLKQSWVPSAFSGFPAYPDGGFQMFPVMYPALVPGLNAMQNQEQANHGPGIYAVPVPQFMGPIAGLPSNTLIPLTLNIPTRPTPEAGATSDQAQGGQQQLQQPAAQRQIVVRRFQIAFELDLFLILKLAAVIFLFHQDGSRQRLLVLVFLASLVYLYQTGALTPLVQWLSQSMQRAAAPPRPPRPAVRAENAAIRQNEDVALAEGQPAVENENRPAEDGNQAAENENVAEPGGDNGGHHWWGIVKEIQMIVFGFITSLLPGFHHID encoded by the exons ATGGCAGAACAACCAGAGACGGTGTCGTCGAGCGTGAATCAATCTTCTAACACACAAAATTCTCCCGAAGATAAGCTCAAGCAATCATGG GTGCCGTCGGCATTCTCTGGTTTTCCAGCTTATCCAGATGGTGGTTTTCAGATGTTTCCTGTCATGTATCCTGCACTAGTTCCAGGGTTAAATGCTATGCAAAATCAAGAACAAGCGAATCATGGGCCTGGCATTTATGCAGTGCCTGTTCCTCAATTTATGGGACCAATTGCTGGACTTCCTTCAAACACCCTAATTCCTCTCACGCTCAACATACCTAC TAGACCGACTCCTGAGGCTGGGGCAACCAGTGATCAAGCACAAGGGGGACAACAGCAACTGCAGCAGCCTGCAGCTCAAAGGCAAATTGTTGTTAGGAGATTTCAAATTGCATTTGAGTTGGATTTGTTTCTCATACTTAAGCTGGCAGCCGTAATCTTTTTGTTTCACCAAGATGGATCAAGACAAAGGCTTCTTGTCCTTGTGTTTTTAGCTTCACTTGTCTATTT GTACCAAACTGGAGCTCTGACACCGTTAGTACAATGGCTCTCACAAAGTATGCAAAGGGCAGCTGCCCCTCCCCGTCCACCTAGGCCTGCTGTCAGGGCGGAAAATGCTGCAATAAGGCAGAATGAAGATGTTGCTTTGGCAG AGGGACAACCTGCAGTTGAGAATGAGAATAGACCTGCAGAGGATGGTAACCAAGCAGCTGAGAATGAAAATGTTGCTGAACCTGGCGGAGACAATGGGGGCCACCACTGGTGGGGAATTGTGAAGGAGATTCAGATGATTGTCTTCGGCTTTATCACCTCTCTTCTCCCAGGCTTTCACCACATAGATTAG
- the LOC7484069 gene encoding 8-hydroxygeraniol oxidoreductase isoform X5, with product MSKSSSSQVITCKAAVCWGVGEPLKVEEIQVEPPKFSEIRVKPLFPRVLGHEGVGVVESIGEGVRDLKEGDLVIPAYLGECQECENCTSGKTNLCLKYPLILNGLMPDGTSRISINGQKLYHLITCSTWSEYMVIDTNYVVKIDPSIDLPHASFLSCGFSTGFGSAWREANVEKGSSVAVIGLGAVGLGAIEGARMQGAAKIIGIDKNEKKREKGQAFGMTDFINPDEYFNKTISELIKDITGGLGVDYCFECTGVGPLINEALLATKPGKGETFVVGAGTDLTVSINFLPLLCGGTLKGSLFGGLKIKSHLPILLDKCKNKEFNLDELLTHQVMLDDINKAFQLLEQPDCVKVLIKM from the exons CGGCAGTATGCTGGGGAGTAGGGGAGCCATTGAAGGTGGAAGAGATACAGGTGGAGCCACCGAAGTTTTCTGAGATTCGTGTGAAG CCTCTTTTCCCTCGAGTCCTAGGCCATGAAGGAGTTGG AGTGGTGGAAAGCATAGGTGAAGGAGTAAGAGATCTTAAAGAAGGAGACCTTGTGATTCCAGCCTACCTTGGAGAGTGCCAAGAATGTGAGAATTGCACCTCTGGGAAGACCAATTTATGCTTGAAGTACCCGTTAATCCTCAATGGGCTAATGCCTGATGGCACTTCAAGAATTTCCATTAATGGACAAAAATTGTATCACCTAATTACATGTTCAACATGGTCTGAATACATGGTGATTGATACCAATTACGTTGTCAAGATTGATCCTAGCATAGATCTTCCTCATGCAAGCTTCCTTTCATGTGGGTTCTCAACTGGATTTGGGTCAGCCTGGAGGGAAGCTAATGTTGAGAAGGGATCAAGTGTTGCTGTCATTGGTCTAGGCGCTGTTGGATTAGGG GCCATAGAGGGAGCTAGAATGCAAGGGGCGGCAAAAATAATCGGAATAGacaagaatgaaaagaaaagagagaaagggcAAGCCTTTGGAATGACTGATTTTATAAACCCAGATGAATACTTCAACAAAACTATTTCAGAACTGATAAAAGACATAACAGGTGGATTGGGTGTGGATTACTGCTTTGAGTGCACCGGTGTCGGACCCTTGATTAACGAAGCCCTCCTGGCAACAAAACCA GGGAAAGGAGAAACATTTGTAGTTGGTGCTGGAACTGATCTAACTGTGTCCATCAACTTCCTACCTCTTTTATGTGGTGGAACTTTGAAGGGTTCTCTTTTTGGAGGTCTCAAAATTAAATCCCATCTCCCCATTTTGCTTGACAAATGCAAAAATAAG GAATTCAATCTCGATGAACTTTTGACTCATCAAGTTATGTTGGACGATATAAATAAAGCTTTCCAACTTCTGGAGCAGCCAGACTGTGTCAAAGTCCTTATCAAGATGTGA